One Dermatophagoides farinae isolate YC_2012a chromosome 1, ASM2471394v1, whole genome shotgun sequence genomic region harbors:
- the LOC124492533 gene encoding uncharacterized protein LOC124492533 isoform X9, producing MKKSSHHQHQDDDHVGRNNEGGGKCKKRSTRHHHHHHHHRHQTNNNNKNELKHQKSVTSNDDGKDEFSDSTTTTTSTTTATTIGSSDHELLSNATATMIVSDKENVDADNAAISNVTTINRSLMQQHEQNPQRQLHKHHYHPNHHHHHHHHQYHEDRTLSRRLSEPIDDYNLKAAITHQPHHYYYHQPHYQSSPSSSSSFHQRASVDPYLLEEVTKNLGFHGSSGGNYNNMSIESLAYLSQQQHQQPASLSGIPGSMFSLNTATQNPHHQHHHYINHMDKFTNSYHLYQPPSQQQYQQRSSSSPSTIHRNYNNCCRNNMPGCNNDYTTMAIGGNSDGGYSSISSPYYNQCLNPYFCDSHHLHHVNPITTTTTTTPIMNNGGSGKNSATNNQTAEYLVDMNPSPDSLATNKGNNSFFSMDKSISSSDDVQQQQHGKQHGDEYQHQHVNNNNNVKMEKIIQLESMVNILRNQLLNTEELFKKALISKKTMENANCDLLSIVDKLKLDLIHFESQQKILKEQNIKIENEFEQLKTRLLEKDTEISSLRLTMAKIVRATGYILSGNELALLRGKTIASDYIKNKFKENYHELTFGPFVRNSNYFYSEPSSRRESSGGGRFSPVAPPRSHRNNNQQSPPTTTTTIAEHGQQQIQRQQSSLSNHHNASSFDNNQNIVEQQSQQPTTTTTTTMLRRSTSFEDMKMDSQHMMLFDTNVINNNNNNKNDHKLNKNSFSTLPHNSKIMKQIQRQFEMENSPNHHHHPSTTIHPMSQSLIDEEQMMMIAANNNKAYSTPNSPMITPFKLQQSSLHPSPFSSSRHPNNKESSSGFGVNFAQDDEMISSGTHNNTVIAPRINLDDSKPKGLRRIFSRKRSTSSLAGISDSFSRGGLRATSGPRLGFSQEKKFQNVNIPFSNWGTTLVADWFAMIGLGMYINECKRWCKNGEHLMRATSWEVEKELGIKNSLHRKKLRLAVASMNEEEDDLLKCAGKLDYLWVARWLDDIGLPQYKESFIDARVDGRVLHYLNIEDLLHLKVTNQLHFASIRAAIRVLRENNYNGQCLKRRAAADEVGQNEWNNTEVAVWSSHRIMEWLRSIDLSEYAPNLRGSGVHGALILYENAFNADLFATLLSIPASKTLLRRHISSKFKQLIGDHLSKTKHEYELMPNYQPLIPGAKIKAYKKGHFTLRKKRADFELTDYVCPMGTVVSTPISKYSALRDSRMGNELSSSTKKEDSPVSIKSEENNNTSTATVVDRRSSLKSESKNDNQNESNQNGNNHLDDDIDERKSTKSATKEESPAKEEMTS from the exons ATGAAGAAAtcttctcatcatcaacatcaagaCGATGATCATGTTGGCCGTAATAATGAAGGTGGTGgcaaatgtaaaaaaaggTCGACTAgacaccatcaccaccaccaccatcatcgacatcaaacaaacaacaacaacaaaaacgagttaaaacatcaaaaatcagttacatcaaatgatgatggtaaagaTGAATTTTCGGactctacaacaacaacaacatcgacaacaactgCCACAACCATTGGCTCTTCAGATCatgaattattatcgaatGCAACAGCCACTATGATTGTATCTGATAAAGAGAATGTTGATGCTGATAATGCTGCAATAAGCAATGTAACCACCATTAATAGATCATTGATGCAACAGCATGAACAAAATCCTCAACGACAACTTCATAAACACCATTATCatcctaatcatcatcatcatcatcaccatcatcaatatcatgaAGATCGAACATTATCTCGTAGATTAAGTGAACCaatcgatgattataatttaaaAGCAGCCATAACACACCAacctcatcattattattatcatcaacctcattatcaatcatcaccatcatcatcatcatcatttcatcaacgAGCTTCTGTTGATCCATATTTATTAGAAGAAGTGACGAAAAATCTTGGTTTTCAcggtagtagtggtggtaaTTATAATAACATGTCTATAGAATCATTGGCATAtttatcacaacaacaacatcaacaaccgGCATCATTATCCGGTATACCTGgatcaatgttttcattgaatacGGCCACACaaaatcctcatcatcaacatcatcattatattaatCATATGGATAAATTTACGAATTCATATCATCTTTATCAACCACCAtcgcaacaacaatatcaacaacgatcatcatcatctccatCAACAATTCATAGAAATTATAACAATTGTTGCCGTAATAATATGCCAGGatgtaataatgattatactACAATGGCTATTGGTGGTAATAGTGATGGTGGctattcatcaatatcatcaccatattataatcaatgtttGAATCCATATTTTTGTGATTCACATCATTTACATCATGTGAatccaataacaacaacaacaacaacaacaccg ATTATGAACAATGGTGGTAGCGGTAAAAATAGTGccacaaacaatcaaaccgCTGAATATTTGGTCGATATGAATCCAAGTCCAGATTCATTGGCTACAAATAAAGGaaataattcattcttttcaatGGATAAATCAATATCTTCATCCGATGATGTGCAACAG cagcagcatggAAAACAGCATGGTGATgaatatcaacatcaacatgtcaataataataataatgtaaaaatggaaaaaatcattcaactTGAATCGATGGTGAATATATTAAGAAATCAATTGTTAAACACTGAAGAATTGTTTAAAAAAGCAttaatatcgaaaaaaacaatggaaaatgCCAACTGTGATCTATTATCAATAGtggataaattgaaattggattTAATACATTTTGAaagtcaacaaaaaattttaaaagaacaaaatataaaaattgaaaatgaattcgaaCAGCTAAAGACACGATTATTGGAAAAAGATACtgaaatatcatcattacgtTTGACTATGGCAAAAATTGTTCGTGCCACTGGTTATATATTGTCGGGTAATGAGCTAGCATTACTACGGGGTAAAACTATAGCAAGTGATTATATTAAAAAT aaattcaaagaaaattatcatgaATTAACGTTTGGCCCATTTGTACGAAACAGTAACTATTTTTATTCAGAACCATCATCTCGCCGTGAATCAAGTGGTGGTGGCCGTTTCTCACCGGTAGCACCACCAAGATCACatcgaaataataatcaacaatcaccaccaacaacaacaacaacaatagccGAACAtggccaacaacaaatacaacggcaacaatcatcattgtctaatcatcataatgctTCATcgtttgataataatcaaaatattgtggaacaacaatcacaacaaccaacaacgacaacaacaacaacaatgttacGACGTTCAACTTCATTTGAAGATATGAAGATGGATAGTCAACATATGATGTTGTTTGATACAAAtgttatcaataataataataataataaaaatgatcataaattgaataaaaattcattttcaacactGCCAcataattcaaaaataatgaaacaaattcaacgacaatttgaaatggaaaatagtccaaatcatcatcatcatccatccaCCACAATACATCCAATGtcacaatcattgattgatgaagaacaaatgatgatgattgccgCTAACAATAATAAGGCTTATTCGACACCAAATTCACCGATGATTACACCATTTAAACTACAACAATCTTCTTTACATCCATcgccattttcatcatcacgccatccaaataataaagaatcatcatctggaTTTGGTGTGAATTTtg CTCAAGACGATGAAATGATATCATCTggcacacacaacaacacaGTGATTGCACCACGTATCAATTTGGATGATTCAAAACCAAAAGGATTGAGAAGAATTTTCTCTAg aaaacgaagcacatcatcattggctgGAATTTCCGATTCATTTTCACGTGGTGGATTAAGAGCCACATCTGGACCTAGACTTGGTTTTAGCcaggagaaaaaattccaaaa TGTCAACAtaccattttcaaattggGGAACAACATTAGTGGCCGATTGGTTTGCCATGATTGGATTAGGAATGTATATTAATGAATGTAAACGATGGTGTAAAAATGGTGAACATCTGATGCGTGCAACTTCATGGGAagttgaaaaagaattgggCATTAAGAATTCATTACATCGGAAAAAATTACGACTAGCAGTGGcttcaatgaatgaagaagaagatgatcTATTGAAATGTGCAGGAAAATTGGATTATTTATGGGTAGCACGATGGCTAGATGATATCGGTCTACCACAATACAaagaatcattcattgatgcaCGTGTTGATGGTCGTGTATTACATTATCTGAATATTGAAGATTTATTACACTTGAAAGTTACGAATCAATTACATTTTGCCAGTATCCGTGCAGCTATACGTGTTCTAAGAGAGAACAAt tacAATGGACAATGTCTAAAACGAAgagctgctgctgatgaagttggtcaaaatgaatggaacaaTACAGAGGTGGCTGTTTGGTCTTCACATCGTATAATGGAATGGTTACGTAGTATTGATCTATCGGAATATGCTCCAAATTTACGTGGTTCGGGTGTACATGGTGCATTGATTCTATATGAAAATGCATTCAATGCCGATCTATTTGCTACATTGTTAAGCATACCTGCGAGCAAAACATTATTACGTCGACATATCTCATCGAAATTTAAGCAATTAATTGGTGATCATTtgagcaaaacaaaacacgaATATGAATTAATGCCCAATTATCAGCCATTGATACCAGGTGCAAAAATCAAa GCATACAAAAAAGGACATTTTACACTTCGAAAGAAACGTGCCGATTTCGAATTAACAGATTATGTCTGTCCAATGGGTACGGTGGTTTCAACACCAATATCAAAATACAGTGCATTACGTGATAGTAGAATGGGaaatgaattatcatcatcgacgaaaaaagaagattCACCAGTCAGTATAAAAAGTGAAGAGAATAATAATACCTCCACCGCCACTGTTGTAGATCGTCGTTCATCTTTGAAAtctgaatcaaaaaatgataatcaaaatgaatcaaatcagaATGGCAATAATCATTTAGacgatgatattgatgaacgAAAATCAACCAAAAGTGCGACAAAAGAAGAAAGTCCCGCTAAAGAAGAGATGACtagttga
- the LOC124492533 gene encoding uncharacterized protein LOC124492533 isoform X1, producing the protein MKKSSHHQHQDDDHVGRNNEGGGKCKKRSTRHHHHHHHHRHQTNNNNKNELKHQKSVTSNDDGKDEFSDSTTTTTSTTTATTIGSSDHELLSNATATMIVSDKENVDADNAAISNVTTINRSLMQQHEQNPQRQLHKHHYHPNHHHHHHHHQYHEDRTLSRRLSEPIDDYNLKAAITHQPHHYYYHQPHYQSSPSSSSSFHQRASVDPYLLEEVTKNLGFHGSSGGNYNNMSIESLAYLSQQQHQQPASLSGIPGSMFSLNTATQNPHHQHHHYINHMDKFTNSYHLYQPPSQQQYQQRSSSSPSTIHRNYNNCCRNNMPGCNNDYTTMAIGGNSDGGYSSISSPYYNQCLNPYFCDSHHLHHVNPITTTTTTTPVNSNINNNNNNNMGQYYWDNNNDYYMSNNNNSNSSMTNHNNLYTMNHSYPNLASLLSPPPPSSQSIQNNLYQSQTNLRKIMNNGGSGKNSATNNQTAEYLVDMNPSPDSLATNKGNNSFFSMDKSISSSDDVQQQQQHGKQHGDEYQHQHVNNNNNVKMEKIIQLESMVNILRNQLLNTEELFKKALISKKTMENANCDLLSIVDKLKLDLIHFESQQKILKEQNIKIENEFEQLKTRLLEKDTEISSLRLTMAKIVRATGYILSGNELALLRGKTIASDYIKNKFKENYHELTFGPFVRNSNYFYSEPSSRRESSGGGRFSPVAPPRSHRNNNQQSPPTTTTTIAEHGQQQIQRQQSSLSNHHNASSFDNNQNIVEQQSQQPTTTTTTTMLRRSTSFEDMKMDSQHMMLFDTNVINNNNNNKNDHKLNKNSFSTLPHNSKIMKQIQRQFEMENSPNHHHHPSTTIHPMSQSLIDEEQMMMIAANNNKAYSTPNSPMITPFKLQQSSLHPSPFSSSRHPNNKESSSGFGVNFGKKFCWLKKSRRAASAPELAQDDEMISSGTHNNTVIAPRINLDDSKPKGLRRIFSRKRSTSSLAGISDSFSRGGLRATSGPRLGFSQEKKFQNVNIPFSNWGTTLVADWFAMIGLGMYINECKRWCKNGEHLMRATSWEVEKELGIKNSLHRKKLRLAVASMNEEEDDLLKCAGKLDYLWVARWLDDIGLPQYKESFIDARVDGRVLHYLNIEDLLHLKVTNQLHFASIRAAIRVLRENNYNGQCLKRRAAADEVGQNEWNNTEVAVWSSHRIMEWLRSIDLSEYAPNLRGSGVHGALILYENAFNADLFATLLSIPASKTLLRRHISSKFKQLIGDHLSKTKHEYELMPNYQPLIPGAKIKAYKKGHFTLRKKRADFELTDYVCPMGTVVSTPISKYSALRDSRMGNELSSSTKKEDSPVSIKSEENNNTSTATVVDRRSSLKSESKNDNQNESNQNGNNHLDDDIDERKSTKSATKEESPAKEEMTS; encoded by the exons ATGAAGAAAtcttctcatcatcaacatcaagaCGATGATCATGTTGGCCGTAATAATGAAGGTGGTGgcaaatgtaaaaaaaggTCGACTAgacaccatcaccaccaccaccatcatcgacatcaaacaaacaacaacaacaaaaacgagttaaaacatcaaaaatcagttacatcaaatgatgatggtaaagaTGAATTTTCGGactctacaacaacaacaacatcgacaacaactgCCACAACCATTGGCTCTTCAGATCatgaattattatcgaatGCAACAGCCACTATGATTGTATCTGATAAAGAGAATGTTGATGCTGATAATGCTGCAATAAGCAATGTAACCACCATTAATAGATCATTGATGCAACAGCATGAACAAAATCCTCAACGACAACTTCATAAACACCATTATCatcctaatcatcatcatcatcatcaccatcatcaatatcatgaAGATCGAACATTATCTCGTAGATTAAGTGAACCaatcgatgattataatttaaaAGCAGCCATAACACACCAacctcatcattattattatcatcaacctcattatcaatcatcaccatcatcatcatcatcatttcatcaacgAGCTTCTGTTGATCCATATTTATTAGAAGAAGTGACGAAAAATCTTGGTTTTCAcggtagtagtggtggtaaTTATAATAACATGTCTATAGAATCATTGGCATAtttatcacaacaacaacatcaacaaccgGCATCATTATCCGGTATACCTGgatcaatgttttcattgaatacGGCCACACaaaatcctcatcatcaacatcatcattatattaatCATATGGATAAATTTACGAATTCATATCATCTTTATCAACCACCAtcgcaacaacaatatcaacaacgatcatcatcatctccatCAACAATTCATAGAAATTATAACAATTGTTGCCGTAATAATATGCCAGGatgtaataatgattatactACAATGGCTATTGGTGGTAATAGTGATGGTGGctattcatcaatatcatcaccatattataatcaatgtttGAATCCATATTTTTGTGATTCACATCATTTACATCATGTGAatccaataacaacaacaacaacaacaacaccggTAAACAgcaatattaataataataataataataatatgggTCAATATTATTgggacaataataatgattattatatgtctaataataataattcaaattcatcaatgacTAACCACAATAATTTATACACCATGAATCATTCATATCCTAATCTTGCTTCATTATtgtcaccaccaccaccatcatcacaatccattcaaaacaatttatatCAAAGCCAAACAAACCTTCGAaag ATTATGAACAATGGTGGTAGCGGTAAAAATAGTGccacaaacaatcaaaccgCTGAATATTTGGTCGATATGAATCCAAGTCCAGATTCATTGGCTACAAATAAAGGaaataattcattcttttcaatGGATAAATCAATATCTTCATCCGATGATGTGCAACAG cagcagcagcatggAAAACAGCATGGTGATgaatatcaacatcaacatgtcaataataataataatgtaaaaatggaaaaaatcattcaactTGAATCGATGGTGAATATATTAAGAAATCAATTGTTAAACACTGAAGAATTGTTTAAAAAAGCAttaatatcgaaaaaaacaatggaaaatgCCAACTGTGATCTATTATCAATAGtggataaattgaaattggattTAATACATTTTGAaagtcaacaaaaaattttaaaagaacaaaatataaaaattgaaaatgaattcgaaCAGCTAAAGACACGATTATTGGAAAAAGATACtgaaatatcatcattacgtTTGACTATGGCAAAAATTGTTCGTGCCACTGGTTATATATTGTCGGGTAATGAGCTAGCATTACTACGGGGTAAAACTATAGCAAGTGATTATATTAAAAAT aaattcaaagaaaattatcatgaATTAACGTTTGGCCCATTTGTACGAAACAGTAACTATTTTTATTCAGAACCATCATCTCGCCGTGAATCAAGTGGTGGTGGCCGTTTCTCACCGGTAGCACCACCAAGATCACatcgaaataataatcaacaatcaccaccaacaacaacaacaacaatagccGAACAtggccaacaacaaatacaacggcaacaatcatcattgtctaatcatcataatgctTCATcgtttgataataatcaaaatattgtggaacaacaatcacaacaaccaacaacgacaacaacaacaacaatgttacGACGTTCAACTTCATTTGAAGATATGAAGATGGATAGTCAACATATGATGTTGTTTGATACAAAtgttatcaataataataataataataaaaatgatcataaattgaataaaaattcattttcaacactGCCAcataattcaaaaataatgaaacaaattcaacgacaatttgaaatggaaaatagtccaaatcatcatcatcatccatccaCCACAATACATCCAATGtcacaatcattgattgatgaagaacaaatgatgatgattgccgCTAACAATAATAAGGCTTATTCGACACCAAATTCACCGATGATTACACCATTTAAACTACAACAATCTTCTTTACATCCATcgccattttcatcatcacgccatccaaataataaagaatcatcatctggaTTTGGTGTGAATTTtggtaaaaaattttgttggtTAAAGAAGAGTAGAAGGGCAGCAAGTGCGCCAGAATTAg CTCAAGACGATGAAATGATATCATCTggcacacacaacaacacaGTGATTGCACCACGTATCAATTTGGATGATTCAAAACCAAAAGGATTGAGAAGAATTTTCTCTAg aaaacgaagcacatcatcattggctgGAATTTCCGATTCATTTTCACGTGGTGGATTAAGAGCCACATCTGGACCTAGACTTGGTTTTAGCcaggagaaaaaattccaaaa TGTCAACAtaccattttcaaattggGGAACAACATTAGTGGCCGATTGGTTTGCCATGATTGGATTAGGAATGTATATTAATGAATGTAAACGATGGTGTAAAAATGGTGAACATCTGATGCGTGCAACTTCATGGGAagttgaaaaagaattgggCATTAAGAATTCATTACATCGGAAAAAATTACGACTAGCAGTGGcttcaatgaatgaagaagaagatgatcTATTGAAATGTGCAGGAAAATTGGATTATTTATGGGTAGCACGATGGCTAGATGATATCGGTCTACCACAATACAaagaatcattcattgatgcaCGTGTTGATGGTCGTGTATTACATTATCTGAATATTGAAGATTTATTACACTTGAAAGTTACGAATCAATTACATTTTGCCAGTATCCGTGCAGCTATACGTGTTCTAAGAGAGAACAAt tacAATGGACAATGTCTAAAACGAAgagctgctgctgatgaagttggtcaaaatgaatggaacaaTACAGAGGTGGCTGTTTGGTCTTCACATCGTATAATGGAATGGTTACGTAGTATTGATCTATCGGAATATGCTCCAAATTTACGTGGTTCGGGTGTACATGGTGCATTGATTCTATATGAAAATGCATTCAATGCCGATCTATTTGCTACATTGTTAAGCATACCTGCGAGCAAAACATTATTACGTCGACATATCTCATCGAAATTTAAGCAATTAATTGGTGATCATTtgagcaaaacaaaacacgaATATGAATTAATGCCCAATTATCAGCCATTGATACCAGGTGCAAAAATCAAa GCATACAAAAAAGGACATTTTACACTTCGAAAGAAACGTGCCGATTTCGAATTAACAGATTATGTCTGTCCAATGGGTACGGTGGTTTCAACACCAATATCAAAATACAGTGCATTACGTGATAGTAGAATGGGaaatgaattatcatcatcgacgaaaaaagaagattCACCAGTCAGTATAAAAAGTGAAGAGAATAATAATACCTCCACCGCCACTGTTGTAGATCGTCGTTCATCTTTGAAAtctgaatcaaaaaatgataatcaaaatgaatcaaatcagaATGGCAATAATCATTTAGacgatgatattgatgaacgAAAATCAACCAAAAGTGCGACAAAAGAAGAAAGTCCCGCTAAAGAAGAGATGACtagttga